From Acidihalobacter aeolianus, a single genomic window includes:
- a CDS encoding (Fe-S)-binding protein has protein sequence MRVALFPSCLAEGFYPRAVEDAHWLLVAAGAEVTVPEGATCCGQPAYSTGHHADARAMLERTLDALVGADYVVLPSGSCAAMLRCFAPALAADTAVAVAAQMVGERSYELAQFLDEIAGWRPAAHGLAGRLIAVHHGCHALRELHAAESAERLLRAAGAELLPWIAQRECCGFGGAFAVKLPEVSAAMADRKLDTLPEAEWLVSADPGCLMQLSGRAGARGIDLPVRHLAGVLREAARAD, from the coding sequence GTGCGCGTAGCCCTGTTCCCCTCCTGTCTGGCGGAAGGCTTCTATCCGCGCGCGGTCGAGGATGCCCACTGGCTGCTCGTGGCCGCCGGCGCCGAAGTGACGGTGCCCGAAGGCGCCACCTGCTGCGGCCAGCCTGCCTACAGTACCGGCCATCATGCGGATGCCCGCGCCATGCTCGAACGGACCCTGGACGCCCTGGTCGGCGCCGATTACGTGGTGCTGCCCTCGGGCAGCTGCGCCGCCATGCTGCGCTGCTTCGCGCCTGCGCTGGCGGCAGATACCGCCGTCGCGGTAGCCGCGCAGATGGTGGGCGAGCGCAGCTACGAACTGGCCCAGTTCCTCGACGAAATCGCCGGCTGGCGCCCCGCTGCACACGGCCTCGCCGGTCGCCTGATCGCCGTGCACCACGGCTGCCACGCCCTGCGCGAACTGCATGCGGCGGAGTCCGCGGAACGGCTGTTGCGCGCCGCTGGCGCGGAGCTGCTGCCCTGGATCGCACAGCGCGAGTGCTGCGGTTTCGGCGGAGCCTTCGCAGTGAAACTGCCGGAGGTGTCCGCGGCGATGGCTGACCGCAAGCTCGACACCCTGCCCGAGGCGGAGTGGCTGGTGAGTGCCGATCCCGGCTGCCTGATGCAGCTTTCCGGCCGCGCCGGGGCGCGCGGCATCGATCTGCCGGTGCGCCATCTGGCCGGCGTGCTGCGGGAGGCTGCGCGTGCCGACTGA
- a CDS encoding lactate utilization protein B gives MPTETPIDYRAHARGLLRDTPGVRDAVTRATSHLDGNRELAYAEIDERALRDWAAGLRRHALANLDRYLLQAEERLTANGVEVHWADDASEALAVLATLVQRYAVRRVVKGKSMLTEEIGANAALEGMGVEVFETDLGEYIIQLAHEHPSHIIAPAIHRSVEDIAAQFESQLGTPSDADPEALAAAARARLREAFLSAEMGITGANFVAADSGTVALVENEGNIRLSTSAPRVHVAFVGIEKVVPRLADLGGLLPLISRAATGQRLGNYVSLISGPRRADEADGPEAVHVVFVDNGRSALLGDPEQGEALACIRCGACLNTCPVFRQTGGHPYQWAYSGPIGAVLAPALLGLERAWMLPQASTLCGACEDVCPVRIPLPRMLVTWRQRAAAAGLGFAGEALAVKSWRWVASHPGLFHRSVRAMSGPLGHAFGGVPVLREWTRFRVLPQADDAGEDTP, from the coding sequence GTGCCGACTGAGACGCCCATCGACTATCGCGCACACGCTCGCGGCCTGTTGCGCGACACGCCCGGCGTGCGCGACGCCGTCACCCGCGCCACCAGCCACCTGGACGGTAACCGCGAGCTGGCCTATGCCGAGATCGACGAGCGCGCGCTGCGCGACTGGGCGGCCGGTCTGCGCCGCCACGCGCTCGCCAACCTGGATCGCTATCTGCTCCAGGCCGAGGAGCGCCTGACGGCCAATGGCGTCGAGGTGCACTGGGCGGATGACGCCAGCGAGGCGCTCGCGGTCCTCGCAACGCTGGTGCAGCGTTACGCGGTGCGGCGCGTGGTCAAGGGCAAGAGCATGCTGACCGAGGAGATCGGCGCCAACGCGGCCCTCGAAGGGATGGGCGTCGAGGTGTTCGAGACCGATCTCGGCGAATACATCATCCAGCTCGCGCACGAGCACCCGAGCCACATCATCGCCCCCGCGATCCATCGCTCAGTGGAAGACATCGCCGCGCAGTTCGAGAGCCAGCTCGGCACTCCGTCCGACGCCGATCCCGAGGCCCTCGCCGCGGCGGCGCGCGCACGCCTGCGCGAGGCCTTCCTGTCCGCCGAGATGGGCATTACCGGCGCCAATTTCGTCGCCGCCGACAGCGGTACCGTGGCCCTGGTCGAGAACGAGGGCAACATCCGGCTCAGCACCTCCGCGCCGCGCGTGCACGTGGCCTTCGTGGGTATCGAGAAGGTGGTGCCGCGTCTCGCCGATCTCGGCGGCTTGCTGCCGCTGATCAGTCGCGCGGCCACCGGCCAGCGGCTCGGCAACTACGTCAGCCTGATCTCGGGGCCACGCCGCGCGGACGAGGCGGACGGTCCCGAGGCGGTGCATGTGGTCTTCGTCGACAACGGCCGCAGCGCCCTGCTCGGCGACCCGGAGCAGGGCGAGGCGCTGGCCTGCATCCGCTGCGGCGCATGCCTCAATACCTGCCCCGTGTTCCGCCAGACCGGCGGTCATCCCTATCAGTGGGCCTACTCGGGGCCGATCGGAGCGGTGCTGGCGCCGGCCCTGCTCGGGCTGGAACGCGCCTGGATGCTGCCGCAGGCCTCGACCCTGTGCGGCGCCTGCGAGGACGTCTGCCCGGTACGCATCCCGCTGCCGCGGATGCTGGTCACCTGGCGCCAGCGGGCGGCGGCTGCCGGGCTCGGCTTTGCCGGCGAGGCCCTCGCGGTCAAGTCGTGGCGCTGGGTGGCCTCGCATCCGGGGCTGTTCCACCGCAGCGTGCGCGCCATGAGCGGGCCGCTGGGGCATGCCTTCGGCGGTGTGCCGGTGCTGCGCGAATGGACCCGCTTTCGCGTTCTGCCGCAGGCAGACGACGCCGGCGAGGACACGCCATGA
- a CDS encoding LutC/YkgG family protein: MDPLSRSAAGRRRRRGHAMKPEMLARIRAAAARRADPGLAAAPPRPAVTEPRALLQQRCNGNGIEWQAFADTAQARTWLAGFAAGFADASVSAWVPDDLAPALPAAAPESAALGVSRARLAVAESGTLVLDAREGRRTQLLPPVHLIWLAENDIVPALPDALARLADDLPSAVGLHSGPSRSADIGGVLVQGVHGPGRVVVALLPSISPIPALG, encoded by the coding sequence ATGGACCCGCTTTCGCGTTCTGCCGCAGGCAGACGACGCCGGCGAGGACACGCCATGAAACCGGAGATGCTCGCCCGCATCCGCGCCGCCGCGGCACGCCGTGCCGACCCGGGTCTTGCCGCAGCACCGCCGCGCCCCGCTGTGACTGAGCCGCGCGCGCTGTTGCAACAGCGCTGCAACGGTAACGGCATCGAGTGGCAGGCGTTTGCGGACACGGCACAGGCGCGCACCTGGCTTGCCGGATTCGCCGCCGGCTTCGCCGACGCCTCGGTCAGCGCCTGGGTGCCCGACGATCTGGCGCCGGCGCTGCCCGCCGCCGCCCCCGAAAGCGCCGCGCTGGGCGTCAGCCGCGCGCGGCTTGCGGTGGCCGAGTCCGGCACCCTGGTTCTCGACGCCCGCGAGGGGCGACGCACGCAACTGCTGCCGCCCGTGCACCTGATCTGGCTGGCGGAGAACGACATCGTGCCCGCGCTGCCGGATGCCCTGGCGCGGCTTGCCGACGACCTCCCGTCCGCCGTCGGTCTGCACTCGGGGCCGTCGCGCTCCGCGGACATCGGCGGCGTGCTGGTGCAGGGCGTACACGGCCCCGGACGCGTCGTGGTCGCATTGCTGCCTTCTATTTCGCCCATCCCCGCGCTCGGGTAA
- a CDS encoding DMT family transporter, translating to MAYIYLLVAILSEVAATTALKRADGFTHPLPSAIVVLGYGTAFYCLSLVLRSLPVSITYAIWSGLGIVLVTLAGAVFYRQMPDLAAWIGMGLILAGVLVIHLFSRSAVLS from the coding sequence ATGGCCTACATCTATCTCCTGGTCGCTATCCTGAGCGAGGTCGCGGCCACCACCGCGCTCAAGCGCGCAGACGGCTTCACCCACCCGCTACCCAGTGCGATCGTGGTGCTGGGCTACGGCACTGCCTTCTACTGCCTGAGTCTGGTGCTGCGCAGCCTGCCGGTCAGCATTACCTACGCCATCTGGTCCGGGCTCGGCATCGTGCTGGTCACCTTGGCGGGCGCAGTGTTCTACCGCCAGATGCCCGATTTGGCGGCCTGGATAGGCATGGGGCTGATCCTGGCCGGCGTGCTCGTTATCCACCTCTTCTCGCGCAGCGCGGTGCTGTCGTGA
- a CDS encoding HAF repeat-containing protein, whose amino-acid sequence MSAGRVSLPRAFVLLAGILLGTAVQAAPLYRIIDLGLLPGGHGSQAAAINRYGEVAGSAVTRHGVLRAVRWRPGHPPRNLGLLPGGHNSRGFGINVRGEVTGETGLRTGAERAFIWSPRHGLRDLGTLGGRNSVGFGVNAHGAVTGTADTRKGHGHAFVWRPRHGMRDLGTLGGTSSDGIAINGYGDIVGQSRTRSGSMRAFIWTAQRGMTDLGTLGGRNSNATAIDERGAVTGAADTSGGTSHAFLWTPDDGMRDLGSLGGTSTGLGVNGRDEVVGMSMTANGGMRAFVWTPATGMRALDGLIPRGSGWTLVMASAVNSRGQIVGVGSYRGEERAFLLTPLASPDRFRPVAEHTH is encoded by the coding sequence GTGAGCGCCGGCCGCGTGTCGTTGCCGCGTGCGTTCGTATTGCTCGCCGGCATACTCCTCGGTACAGCGGTGCAGGCCGCGCCGCTGTACCGCATCATCGACCTTGGCCTGCTCCCCGGCGGGCATGGCAGTCAGGCCGCCGCGATCAACCGCTACGGCGAGGTTGCCGGCTCGGCCGTCACCCGCCACGGCGTGCTGCGTGCGGTGCGCTGGCGCCCCGGACATCCTCCGCGCAATCTCGGTCTGCTGCCGGGCGGGCACAACAGCCGCGGCTTCGGCATCAACGTACGTGGCGAGGTCACTGGCGAGACCGGCTTGCGTACGGGGGCCGAACGCGCCTTCATCTGGTCGCCCAGGCATGGCCTGCGCGATCTCGGCACCCTGGGCGGACGCAATAGCGTCGGTTTCGGCGTCAATGCCCACGGAGCCGTTACCGGCACGGCGGACACGCGCAAGGGTCACGGTCACGCCTTCGTCTGGCGGCCGCGCCACGGGATGCGCGACCTCGGCACCCTGGGCGGCACCAGCAGCGACGGCATTGCGATCAACGGCTACGGCGATATCGTCGGCCAGTCGCGCACCCGCAGCGGTTCGATGCGCGCCTTCATCTGGACGGCGCAGCGCGGCATGACCGACCTCGGCACCCTGGGCGGGCGCAACAGCAATGCCACAGCGATCGACGAACGGGGCGCGGTCACGGGCGCCGCGGACACCTCGGGCGGCACCTCGCACGCCTTTTTATGGACGCCGGACGACGGCATGCGCGACCTCGGCTCGCTGGGCGGGACCAGCACCGGCCTTGGGGTCAACGGGCGCGATGAAGTGGTCGGCATGTCGATGACCGCGAACGGGGGCATGCGCGCCTTCGTATGGACCCCGGCTACCGGCATGCGCGCACTCGACGGGCTGATTCCGCGGGGCAGTGGCTGGACGCTGGTGATGGCCAGTGCCGTCAACTCGCGCGGACAGATCGTCGGCGTGGGCAGCTATCGCGGCGAGGAGCGCGCCTTTCTGCTGACGCCGTTGGCATCGCCGGACCGGTTTCGGCCGGTTGCAGAGCACACGCACTGA
- a CDS encoding DJ-1/PfpI family protein: MTLRAVIVLFDEIEVLDFAGPFEVLSTASRVARRQGLDAPFEVCTVAETAAPVRARGGLRVTPDHTLADCPKADLLLVPGGDVTAALRRAPLIEWIAQRAAGAELTASICTGAFLLAEVGQLRGRRVTTHWEDIDELARSYPDLEVVTGVRWVDIGDRVTSAGITAGIDMSLHLVARFAGMSLALATARQMDFEWRTEASTPA; the protein is encoded by the coding sequence ATGACGTTGCGCGCGGTCATCGTGTTGTTCGACGAGATCGAGGTGCTGGATTTCGCCGGCCCGTTCGAGGTGTTGTCCACCGCTTCGCGGGTGGCCCGTCGGCAGGGGCTCGATGCGCCCTTCGAGGTCTGCACGGTGGCGGAGACGGCCGCGCCGGTGCGCGCCCGCGGCGGCCTGCGCGTGACGCCTGACCATACGTTGGCCGACTGCCCCAAGGCCGACCTGCTGCTGGTGCCGGGCGGCGACGTTACCGCCGCGCTGCGGCGTGCGCCGTTGATCGAATGGATCGCGCAGCGCGCCGCGGGTGCCGAGCTGACTGCCTCGATCTGCACCGGCGCATTCCTGCTGGCCGAGGTCGGTCAGCTGCGCGGTCGCCGCGTCACCACCCACTGGGAAGACATCGACGAACTGGCGCGGAGCTACCCAGACCTCGAGGTCGTCACCGGCGTGCGCTGGGTGGACATCGGCGACCGCGTCACCTCGGCGGGGATCACCGCGGGCATCGACATGAGCCTGCACCTCGTCGCCCGCTTCGCCGGCATGTCACTCGCGCTCGCCACGGCGCGGCAGATGGACTTCGAATGGCGCACGGAGGCATCGACGCCGGCGTGA
- a CDS encoding hydrolase, with amino-acid sequence MSKTLTLQAERSALVVIDLQRGIVGMQTQPHAPAEVVARSVDMLRAARAAGTLCVLVHVGGGPDGRDRLSPEADQPAPAGPSPAGFSDLVSEVGPEDGDIVILKRQWGAFYGTDLDLQLRRRGIDTVILCGIATEIGVESTARDAYERGYRLVFAADAMNGRSVEGHENSLQRIFPRMGLVRDTQTVVAALEAGR; translated from the coding sequence ATGAGCAAGACATTGACCCTGCAGGCCGAGCGCAGCGCGCTGGTCGTCATCGACCTGCAACGCGGTATCGTCGGCATGCAGACGCAGCCGCATGCGCCGGCCGAGGTGGTCGCGCGCAGCGTCGACATGCTCCGGGCGGCCCGCGCGGCCGGGACCCTGTGCGTGCTGGTGCACGTCGGCGGCGGGCCGGACGGACGCGACCGTCTGAGCCCCGAAGCCGACCAACCGGCACCGGCCGGCCCGTCGCCCGCGGGTTTTTCCGATCTCGTGTCCGAGGTCGGTCCCGAGGACGGCGACATCGTGATCCTCAAGCGCCAGTGGGGTGCCTTCTACGGCACCGACCTCGATCTCCAGCTGCGCCGCCGCGGCATCGACACGGTAATCCTGTGCGGCATCGCGACCGAGATCGGTGTGGAAAGCACCGCGCGCGACGCCTACGAGCGCGGCTATCGTCTGGTCTTCGCCGCCGACGCGATGAACGGGCGCAGCGTGGAGGGTCACGAAAACTCGTTGCAGCGCATTTTCCCGCGCATGGGCCTAGTGCGCGATACGCAGACCGTGGTCGCGGCCCTGGAAGCGGGGCGCTGA
- a CDS encoding MFS transporter, with product MWRLAPVALMGGLGGGLVFPILPALGPQLGISGFVVGLILSANRITRLAFDAPAGHLVDRLGGRGPITLGLLIEALGILCYSLALRVGPPAGWLLFGRAVFGVGSAMLLVGVQATALGISSREDRGRKMAGVRIAMSLGLPLGMVLGGLLAERYSDDTAFLAGAASTFAAAGIAAWLIPQVPREPRQAVSHEGLLARLRTLAGLPAFPFMATAWGFNLLIFLSVQGVMLATLVLLVQARDIRVLGLADQGSAGLVMAVMMGSASVAGLALGRLIDRLHLRSSVLLPSLFGLAMGFAVLALAQRSESVLVGVLLIGLSFNGVTLPLLALLGDVTPPSAYGRAMGVYQIFGDIGGSLGPMVGLDLCLRFGAEPVYAGLSLLVVGSLAAALWVRRREGVWRSRCG from the coding sequence TTGTGGCGGCTCGCGCCCGTCGCCCTGATGGGCGGTCTGGGCGGCGGACTGGTGTTCCCGATCCTGCCGGCCCTGGGTCCGCAACTCGGGATTTCCGGTTTCGTGGTCGGCCTGATCCTGTCCGCCAACCGCATCACCCGGCTGGCCTTCGACGCGCCGGCCGGGCATCTGGTCGACCGTCTGGGCGGGCGTGGACCGATCACCCTCGGCCTGCTGATCGAGGCGCTCGGCATCCTGTGCTACAGCCTGGCCCTGCGCGTCGGCCCGCCTGCCGGCTGGCTGCTGTTCGGCCGTGCGGTGTTTGGCGTGGGTTCCGCAATGTTGCTGGTCGGGGTGCAGGCGACCGCACTGGGCATCTCCTCGCGCGAGGACCGCGGTCGCAAGATGGCGGGCGTACGCATCGCCATGAGCCTGGGGCTGCCGCTCGGCATGGTGCTGGGCGGGCTGCTGGCCGAGCGCTATTCGGACGACACCGCCTTTCTCGCCGGCGCCGCCAGCACCTTTGCCGCGGCGGGCATCGCCGCATGGCTGATTCCGCAGGTGCCGCGCGAACCGCGACAGGCCGTTTCCCACGAGGGACTGCTCGCGCGCCTGCGCACCCTGGCCGGCTTGCCCGCGTTCCCGTTCATGGCCACCGCCTGGGGCTTCAATCTGCTGATCTTTCTCAGCGTGCAGGGCGTGATGCTCGCGACCCTGGTGCTGCTGGTGCAGGCGCGCGACATCCGTGTGCTGGGCCTCGCCGATCAGGGTAGCGCGGGACTGGTGATGGCGGTGATGATGGGCAGCGCATCGGTCGCCGGTCTCGCCCTCGGGCGCCTGATCGACCGCCTGCACCTGCGCAGCAGCGTGCTGCTGCCTTCGCTGTTCGGCCTCGCTATGGGGTTTGCGGTACTGGCATTGGCGCAGCGCAGCGAGAGCGTGCTCGTCGGCGTGTTGCTGATTGGGCTTTCCTTCAACGGCGTGACCCTGCCGCTGCTCGCCCTGCTCGGCGACGTCACGCCGCCCTCGGCCTACGGTCGCGCGATGGGCGTGTATCAGATCTTCGGCGACATCGGCGGCAGCCTGGGTCCGATGGTCGGGCTCGACCTGTGTCTGCGCTTCGGCGCCGAGCCGGTCTACGCCGGACTCAGCCTGCTTGTGGTCGGCAGTCTTGCCGCGGCGCTGTGGGTACGCCGTCGCGAGGGGGTGTGGCGCAGCCGCTGCGGCTGA
- a CDS encoding M16 family metallopeptidase: protein MNPATRELLLANGVGVAIHPMPGRTGAAAAIAWRAGSRAERAGESGFAHLAEHLLFPDDPHDLAAFDATGGQLNAWSGREHSLFHLNVPVAELPDALARLAARLARGADLVTAGGFAREREAIRHEGLAEGGSALELALARCLGIAAPAPVDALSADATPTCLQRFLARELRGPALRVGVAGDVDPGAVAAACAPLARLPADASATPGHAWHWHGGVHEYLTDGGPPGLLWLLPAPLAGSAAAGALRLAERALCGGLAAPLFRELRARGLAYGVHSSIETWSDGGYWALQVVCPPGMTAAVAALVEATLERAAALGLAGDRFAAARAALSGEAQLVRDDPAALAERLALGTAAEDTFTDDPAAVRVALGNAWARHARFVTGKTPQPTLRALP from the coding sequence GTGAACCCGGCCACGCGCGAACTGCTCCTGGCCAACGGCGTGGGCGTTGCGATCCACCCCATGCCCGGACGGACCGGCGCCGCCGCGGCCATCGCCTGGCGCGCCGGCTCGCGCGCCGAACGGGCGGGCGAATCGGGCTTCGCGCACCTCGCCGAGCATCTGCTGTTTCCGGACGATCCGCACGACCTCGCCGCCTTCGACGCCACGGGCGGGCAGCTCAATGCCTGGAGCGGTCGCGAACACAGCCTGTTCCACCTGAACGTGCCGGTCGCAGAGCTGCCCGATGCCCTGGCCCGGCTCGCCGCCCGTCTCGCGCGCGGGGCCGATCTCGTCACCGCCGGCGGCTTCGCGCGCGAACGCGAGGCCATCCGCCACGAGGGCCTTGCCGAGGGCGGATCGGCGCTGGAACTCGCCCTCGCGCGCTGCCTCGGCATCGCCGCCCCTGCGCCGGTCGATGCCCTGTCCGCCGACGCCACCCCCACCTGCCTGCAGCGTTTTCTCGCCCGCGAACTGCGCGGCCCGGCGCTGCGCGTGGGCGTCGCCGGCGACGTGGACCCCGGCGCAGTCGCCGCTGCCTGTGCACCGCTCGCCCGCCTGCCTGCGGACGCCTCCGCCACCCCGGGGCACGCCTGGCACTGGCACGGCGGCGTGCACGAATACCTGACCGACGGCGGTCCGCCCGGCCTGCTGTGGCTGCTGCCCGCCCCGCTGGCCGGAAGCGCCGCCGCCGGGGCGCTGCGCCTCGCCGAGCGTGCGCTGTGCGGCGGGCTCGCCGCCCCGCTGTTCCGCGAGCTGCGCGCGCGAGGCCTCGCCTACGGCGTGCATTCCTCCATCGAGACCTGGAGCGACGGCGGCTACTGGGCGCTGCAGGTGGTCTGCCCGCCGGGCATGACCGCGGCGGTGGCCGCGCTGGTGGAGGCGACGCTGGAGCGTGCGGCGGCGCTCGGGCTCGCGGGCGACCGCTTCGCCGCCGCCAGGGCCGCCCTTTCCGGCGAGGCGCAGCTGGTGCGGGACGACCCCGCCGCGCTGGCGGAACGCCTGGCGCTCGGCACGGCCGCCGAGGATACGTTCACGGACGACCCTGCGGCGGTACGCGTGGCGCTGGGCAATGCCTGGGCACGGCACGCCCGCTTCGTCACCGGTAAAACGCCCCAACCGACGCTGCGCGCGCTGCCCTGA